In Nothobranchius furzeri strain GRZ-AD chromosome 18, NfurGRZ-RIMD1, whole genome shotgun sequence, a single genomic region encodes these proteins:
- the ddo gene encoding D-aspartate oxidase, with protein MKRVRIAVVGAGVAGFSSAVCIAEALPSCSVTLVADRFSPDTTSDGAAGIVLAAEFPDIPLERQKRWFKNSFDHLLAIAVSAHSPDAGVILSSGWQIFKEVPANKKPFWSEFVIGFRIMTDGELRRFPHHKFGHAFTTVRCDCSSYLPWLQNRFRKAGGQVEKRKVNDLQELFNNFDLIVNCSGLGSKSLVGDTHVYPVRGQVLKVEAPWLNHFIRDGDGGTYIYPGIRSVTLGGTRQEGDWRLHVDRAEAEGILERCSRLEPSLRKAKVLGEWVGLRPSRKNPRVEKEVVQVQGHRVPVVHNYGHGGSGVTLAWGTALDVMELVREHLGEKLLQARL; from the exons ATGAAAAGAGTCCGGATTGCTGTTGTTGGCGCTGGTGTGGCTGGGTTCTCCTCCGCTGTCTGCATCGCTGAGGCTCTTCCTTCCTGCTCAGTGACTCTGGTGGCTGACAGGTTCAGCCCAGACACCACCAGTGATGGAGCTGCTGGGATTGTGCTTGCAGCTGAATTTCCAG ATATTCCTCTGGAAAGGCAAAAGCGCTGGTTCAAGAACAGCTTCGATCACCTGCTGGCAATTGCAGTCTCAGCACACTCTCCAGATGCTGGTGTAATACTGAGCTCTGG CTGGCAGATTTTTAAAGAGGTTCCAGCTAATAAGAAGCCCTTCTGGTCCGAGTTTGTGATCGGCTTTAGAATCATGACTGATGGTGAACTCAGACGTTTCCCTCACCACAAGTTTGGCCATGCTTTCACTACTGTAAGGTGTGATTGCTCCAGCTACCTGCCGTGGCTCCAGAACAG GTTTAGAAAAGCTGGAGGCCAGGTGGAGAAGAGGAAAGTTAACGATCTCCAGGAATTATTCAACAACTTTGATCTCATTGTCAACTGCTCTGGGCTCGGCTCCAAATCCTTAGTTGGTGACACGCATGTGTATCCAGTTAGAGGTCAGGTGCTGAAGGTGGAGGCCCCCTGGTTGAATCACTTCATCAGAGATGGGGATGGGGGGACCTACATCTACCCTGGCATACGTAGCGTCACCTTAGGGGGGACGAGACAAGAAGGTGACTGGCGTCTGCATGTGGACCGAGCAGAAGCTGAAGGCATCTTGGAGCGCTGCAGCAGACTGGAGCCGTCGCTGAGGAAGGCCAAAGTTCTTGGTGAGTGGGTTGGTTTGAGGCCGAGCAGGAAGAACCCGAGGGTGGAGAAGGAGGTGGTGCAGGTGCAGGGCCACAGAGTCCCAGTGGTCCACAACTACGGCCACGGGGGCTCGGGAGTCACCTTAGCCTGGGGCACTGCCTTAGACGTGATGGAGCTGGTCAGAGAGCACCTCGGTGAAAAGCTTCTACAGGCTAGACTGTAA